The Cygnus atratus isolate AKBS03 ecotype Queensland, Australia chromosome 25, CAtr_DNAZoo_HiC_assembly, whole genome shotgun sequence DNA segment CTTTCAACTCCACTTTAATTCCTAGGGtaattttccatcttctgtAAAGATGGGGGGGTCCTCACCCTGCACCCAGAGCCCCCACTTTGGCCTCTTTTTTGCCAAAACGCTGCTCaatgctgagctgctgccagccggGTCATGGAGGTCTTttggcaggagggagcagctgAAAACTGCTGGGAAATTTGCTGTCTGCCATCGTCTCATGACTGCTGGAACGGATTTGGGGTCTGACCGGGCTGCGTGATGGGGCTGAGTGGGTGTCATTTGCGATGATTGCTTTCCCGATCTCTGCATAATAGAGTGAGCAATTTAGCAGAAAACAACATGTTTTGCTCGTTGCAAACTCTGAGTCTGGGTCAGGTTTCGCCTGCGGTGGGAATCAAATCGCCCCGGAGCTTTGCTGCCTCCCCCTCAGGCAGCATCGATCCCGATGCTCTGCGAAACACGGAGCCCGTTCCAAAATAACCTCACCTGAACCCCATCTGCACTCCCCGGGAGCTTCTTGGCCAGAAATCGGCACCCAGAAGAGCCTCCAGAAAACATTGCTCCTGCAATTTAACTACTTAGCCCTTTTCTTGCCCTAAAACCCAGGCAACATCCAGATGAGCCCCTTGGTGAGGGAGACACCAAGCTGGGGTCAGCACCCACGCAGCGCTTGGGCTGGGGGCTAAATAGGGCTGGGGTGATGGGCAGCTGCCAAACCTGCCCCGATCCCTCCATTACAGCTGCTCGACGAGGCAGGGGAAGCGACCCAGAGGCTTGCTTTCCTCTCCGATTTAATccgagccagcagcagcacctcccgAGCCCTGTCACTGGGATTTGCTTTGCTCTCCCAACTCTCTGCTCCGGTTTTGCTTGCTGCAGGAGCCGGGCAAAGCCTGACCTCCTCCAAGCAGCGGGGAGGCTCCTGGTTAGGACCAGAGCGAGCCCCCCCCCGCCTGGAAAACCCAGAGGGAGGCCCCAGGGGGCTCTGCCCCGTGCGGGATTTTGCCATTTACGGAGGCAGCGATAGCTGCACCCAGCCATGGATTGCATGGGTGAAGCACTGGGCTGGGATCTTGAAATTCCCAGGGTTTTGCGCCGGGGTTTTGAATTTCAGCCTCATCCCACTGAGGACAACCtgctcaggagttggacttgatgatccttgtgggtcccttccaactcgggatattctatgattctatgctcAGGGAGGGAGGACTCCCCGCTTTGTGCCCCCATTTCCccagggggatgctggggggaCACGAGGTGTCCAAACCAGTGGGGTGGTGGGAACAAGCCGGGTGTATGCACGGTCCCAAAATGCAGGGGCCAGCCCTAGGGCCTCCCCATGGGGATACAGGTGAcgagggagctgcagctcctccacccCACAGCTCCCCTGGGCACGGCCACGCAGCGAGGTCCTGCACAAGCACCACGGGCGCGTGTCCTGTGGGGCACGGGACCGATGCCGACGCACCTCCCCAGTGTACGCCCCAACaccaggagaaggaaaagggttAAACTGGCGTCTGCCTCAAAGAcatcccagctccagcaccggCAGCAAAGCAGTGAGGATGCTCACGTGTGGCACCCTCTGCCTCCCCACCTCCAGGCGCACTTACTGGGATTTTCCCAGTCTGTCGGCTCCTCGGGACCAGTCTGCTGCTGGAGGCGGCAGGGGGATGCCGTGACAGCTGAAAAATGAGCCACCGGGCAGCGAGAGGAGTTCTGAAAGGAGGAATCTGCCTTGACTGAGGAGGATTTTAGCACCTAGGGCTAAGCCAATAAAGCTCGGCCGTCCCCATCCCGACGGGAATTGTTTGCTCACGCTCCGGGAGCTGCTTAAAGCAGCGGAGACGCGGAGAACGAACAGGAGCAAGTGAGGTGGGGGGAGACCCCCCATGCGTGGCAAGCCTGCGAGCATCCCATAGTGCTGCCGGGACCGGGGCTCGCCCCGAGCCCCCAGGGACACGCTGtgcccctgctgccacctcGCCTCGATGGGGACCGCAACCGGGAAGGCGCTCGCAGAAGATGCTCTGCCTCGCCGACCGCTCCAGCTCTCTTTGTAGCCCGTGGGCTGGCGGAGATTGGTGGTGCCCGGACGGCTGCGCCCAGGCGAAGGCTTTGCTCTCTCCACCCCTCAGTCCCTGAGGACCCCGGCGGGACCATGGTGGCATCGGGCTCCGGGGGAGGCGTTGTGgtggccctgctctgctgctgcctcctgagctctgcctgggctCTGGTAAGTCCGCGCGGCCCCGGGCTCCTCCAGGCCCGCCgctctgctgccttcaggtATCGCTGATCGCCTCCGGGCAACCCACACCTCCTGCATCTGCACTCCCGCTAAAAGCTTTTCAGCAGCCATGGGGACACCgtgatgggatttttttaatttatttttttcatttcttgtacgtgcccagggcagggctcgCAAGGGACCGGAGGGACCCAGGCGAGTTCCCGTTAGCGCTGgtgaggctgcagggctggcagcaagggcagagctggaggcacCCATGGCAGCGCCTGTCCCCAAAGCGCCCCCCCTTGCTGATGCACCCCCCTCTgtgcctccccagccccattcTGCCAGCGCCCAGCAtcccagctccttttcctttccaaagctgCTGGTTTGCCCATCCCCTCTCCGAATCGCTCCCCTTATGGCTCTGCTCTTCCCATATCACTTAGCTCTACCCCCAGCCACCCACACCCAGCTCACCGGGGACAGCACGGTGCTGCGAGGCTGCGGCACCTTCGTTTCCAGCCTGGCTGCCCCGTTGTCTCTGCCCACCTCCTCCAGACGCACTCCGGGCCTCCCTGCTTGTCTCTTGCTCCGGCTTTGGCTCATTTCCCACCCGAGGACGCTCCTGCTTCGTGCAGGAGGGTGCAAAGAGTGCTCAGAGCAGAATTGAGCCAAGTTGCCATTAGGCACCGCTGGCCAAAGCCCCCCTGTGATGGGGGGGGTCCTCACCCCAGTTTTGTCTGGGCAGGTGGACCCCGACGACGTGCTCACGAAAGAAGAGCAGATTTACCTCCTGGTGGAAGCCAAGGAGAAATGTCAGAGGGACATAAAAACCCAGCTGGAGAAGATCAAAGGTAGCATCCTGACCCTGCGCATGGGGGGGCAAGCCTGGGGATCTGGCTATGTCACGGAAAACGCTGTCCCCTCCGATGGCAGCAGGACGGGGCCAAGGggacctgcagctcctggggaccACAGGGTCCTGGAATGGATTTGTGCAGTTCCTGGGTGTAATTAGGGGATAATCAAACCCTTACACTGATGAACCAGCACTGGCTGCACTGCGCAGCCCCATGTGCAGCACAAACAAGAGctctgggatggggatggggatggggatgggggtgggtCCCCCTGCTCTGCAGATGAGGGGTGATGGCATGGCAGCACACTTCCTCGTCTTGGTTTGGGGCCCGGGGGGTCAGAGGCAGGATGAGGTGCTGTTTGGACACGGGGTGCGATGCGCCTTTGCTCCCTGGCCAGATACCAGCTGCCTTCCAGAGTGGGACGGGATTATCTGCTGGCCGGAGGGCTCCCCCAGCCAGGAGGTGGCCGTGCCCTGCCCCGACTACATCTACGACTTCAACCACAAAGGTGAGCGCTCGCGTCCGGACAGGACGTGAGCTCACCTCGGGGAGCCGCCTGCACCAAGCGGGGGTGCAGATGGGTTTCCTGTGGGttctgctgctgtcacagcaCCCACCGCGTTCCCAGGTCATGCCTACAGGTACTGCAGTGCCTATGGGACGTGGGAGATGGCTCTCAGCCTCAACAAGACCTGGGCCAATTACACTGAATGCGCTGTGCTCTTCTCCTCTGAGAGCCGGAGCCGTGAGAAGGTGACCTTGCTTGTCGGAGGCGCTGGGAAAGGGACTGGGCTGGGGACCAGGGGAATGGCTGGGACTGGGGGCTCCCCAGAACAAGCTCTGCTCCTCCCGTGCTCTCGGCCTGAAGGCAGAAAGGGTCCTGGGCCGTGGGAGAGGCGTGGAGCAGAGCCCTTCTCTTCCAGGAGGTGTTTGAGCGCCTGCACCTGATGTACACCATCGGCTACTCCATCTCCCTGGCCTCCCTCATCGTCGCCGTCTGCATCCTCTCCTACTTCAAGTAAGGAGGAGCTGAACCCCATCCCCACGGGGGGAACAACCACGTCCCCATCTCCGGCACGCAGCACCTGgggggagcagccctgtggggcaccagcaccaccccaaCCCCAGCACAAACCTCAGAGCATTTCCCAGAGCCCTCAGACACGTACTGGTGACCAGTACAACCAGCTCCTCGCTCCTGAAGGGGGATGAAACCCCACTCGTCCCCCGAGCTGCCTTTTGTGCCCACGGGGGGCTGGCATCTTGGGGCTGGCCTTCTCCAGGCCCCCCCCCTTGCCTGGTAGCCCACATGCGCTGAGCTTTttgggcagccagggctgggctcgTGTCACCCCCTTCTCCGTAGGCGCCTGCACTGCACACGCAACTACATCCACGTCCACCTCTTCACCTCCTTCATCTGCCGGGCGGTGAGCATCTTCGTGAAGGACATGGTGCTCTACTCGGCCAGCGAGACGGAGAAGCTGCGGGAGGACGACTTCAAGGCAGAAATGGGCTCCTCGCCAGGCCAACGGAGCCACCTGGCAAGTGGTGCATGGAGaccaggggcaggagcagggcaaaGGGGGATTTAGGAGCCCTGGTGCAAGGAGATGTAGGGCTGTGACACTCTGTGATGCCACtagagaggggagggaaaaaccCCGAGGAGATGCAGCTCTGGTGGCCGGCAGCTTTCAGGGAAGGGTCTGACATGGGCACCTCTCTGCCCGCAGGTCGGCTGCAAGGTGGTGGTGACGCTCTTCCTCTATTTTCTGGCCACCAACCACTACTGGATCCTGGTGGAAGGTCTCTACCTGCACAGCCTGATCTTCATGGCCTTCCTCTCCAACAAGAGCTACCTGTGGGTCCTCATCATCATCGGCTGGGGTAAGCTTGGACCCCAACCCAACCCTGCGAGGAGCTGGGGCGCTGAGCAGCACCGATTGCCAAGATAAGGGCAATGGgatgcagagcagctgccagAAACCGATTCAGGCTGCAAACGTGGTGTCTCAGCTGTGCTCCTCACCCCGGTTTGTGTCCCTCCAGGTCTCCCTGCTGTCTTTGTGTCTGTCTGGGCCAGCGTGCGGGCCTCCCTGGCAGATACGCAGTACGTAGCTCCTCCTTCACCAGCAGTCCTTTGGGGAGGGAAAGCTTGGTTGCAAATGCTAGCAAGAAATCTGTGAGCACCAGAgcttctggaaatgaaaaaattcCAAAAAGAACAAGAGGAGTCAACAAGTATACAAGGCTTGTTTATAAAACTGTCAGTAATCTAGTCCAGTGATATCTTTGTTCTGCATGTGGAAGGAAGATGGATGCAGCTTTACATCATAAATTGATTGATAAATTGTGCCAAGATGAACACTAAGGGTATGTTCTAAagttaagattttaaaaagaggaagacCACTCCTCCACCAAGAGGAGGACTTACAGCAGGAGGTTTAGACAAGGAGCTCTCAGCAGGATTCAGgttaattaaaaactgaattgcCACAGAAAGATGTTTGGAGGTGTTTGtaacagggctgctgctgggtcaGGATTTACCCAAACTCCAGATTTCTCCCAGCCAGGCTCACTCAGAGATGGCAAAGAGGTGAAGGGTGGGAGGACAGGAGATGGGGATGGTggctggtggggacagggaccaTCAGCCAGAAGTTCTCCTCACCAGTGGCTGCAGGCGTCTCCAAAGGTTCTTCACCGGTCTCTTCAGGTGCTGGGACCTCAGCGCG contains these protein-coding regions:
- the LOC118258932 gene encoding parathyroid hormone/parathyroid hormone-related peptide receptor-like, translated to MVASGSGGGVVVALLCCCLLSSAWALVDPDDVLTKEEQIYLLVEAKEKCQRDIKTQLEKIKDTSCLPEWDGIICWPEGSPSQEVAVPCPDYIYDFNHKGHAYRYCSAYGTWEMALSLNKTWANYTECAVLFSSESRSREKEVFERLHLMYTIGYSISLASLIVAVCILSYFKRLHCTRNYIHVHLFTSFICRAVSIFVKDMVLYSASETEKLREDDFKAEMGSSPGQRSHLVGCKVVVTLFLYFLATNHYWILVEGLYLHSLIFMAFLSNKSYLWVLIIIGWGLPAVFVSVWASVRASLADTQCWDLSAGNMKWIYQVPILAAIVVNFFLFLNIVRVLASKLWETNTGKLDPRQQYRQLLKSTLVLMPLFGVHYVVFMAMPYTEVSGVLWQIQMHYEMLFNSSQGFFVAFIYCFCNGEVQAEIKKAHFRRSLALDFKQKARATSAVGSCYYGGLASHATTSFSMSLAGRAAGSTQQRGLLLPARASLPGYIPGSFALDFLPCPTQEMSQKACGETTGDLDVDRSHPNLNKELETML